The following are from one region of the Epinephelus fuscoguttatus linkage group LG11, E.fuscoguttatus.final_Chr_v1 genome:
- the sptlc2b gene encoding serine palmitoyltransferase 2b, whose product MTESSANKLLNGDGCHRTANGKKPGKNGFVKNHCLFQQTHKYRRPRDKNQNVTHNPSLYKKPFVESFEETPLLVAVLTYMGYGILTVFGYLRDFLRHWSIEKCHVAREKEEQKDFVPLYQDFENFYTRNLYMRIRDNWNRPICSVPGAKMDLVERVSHDYNWTFEHTGRVVKDVINMGSYNYLGFAENTGACADAAVEATEKYGAGVGSTRCEIGNLDIHEELEQLVARFLGVESSMAFGMGFATNSMNIPALTGKGCLILSDELNHASLVLGARLSGSTIRVFKHNNMQSLEKMLRDAIAHGQPRTHRPWKKILIVVEGIYSMEGSIVRLPEVVALKKRYKAYLYLDEAHSIGALGPNGRGVVDYFGLDPKDVDIMMGTFTKSFGAAGGYIGGKKELIDYLRSHSHSALYATSMSPPVAQQIITSMRIIMGEDGTTLGADRLRQLSENTTYFRRKLREMGFIIYGNDDSPVVPMMLYMPAKIGAFGREMLKRNIGTVVVGFPATPIIESRARFCVSAAHTREMLNTALEAISEVGDLLQLKYSRREQHLPSLGWMAEESLLQD is encoded by the exons ATGACGGAAAGCTCCGCGAACAAGCTGCTGAACGGGGACGGCTGCCACCGGACCGCCAACGGGAAGAAACCGGGTAAAAATGGCTTCGTGAAGAATCACTGCCTGTTTCAACAGACACACAAGTATCGTCGCCCCAGGGACAAG AaccaaaatgtcacacacaaCCCCAGCCTGTACAAGAAACCGTTTGTGGAGTCGTTTGAGGAGACTCCTCTACTGGTGGCTGTGCTCACTTACATGGGCTACGGCATCCTCACTGTCTTCGGCTACCTCCGGGACTTCCTTCGCCACTGGAGCATCGAGAAGTGTCACGTGGCTCGGgagaaagaggaacagaag GATTTCGTCCCCCTCTATCAGGACTTTGAGAACTTCTACACCAGGAACTTGTACATGAGGATTCGAGACAACTGGAACAGACCCATCTGCAGCGTCCCCGGTGCTAAGATGGACCTAGTGGAGAGAGTTTCCCACGACTACAACTGGACCTTTGA gcaCACGGGCAGAGTGGTGAAGGATGTCATCAATATGGGCTCATACAACTACCTCGGCTTCGCTGAGAACACCGGCGCTTGTGCCGACGCTGCTGTCGAGGCCACAGAAAAGTACGGAGCTGGAGTAGGCAGCACTCGTTGTGAGATAG GGAACCTGGACATCCACGAGGAGCTGGAGCAGTTGGTCGCCAGGTTCCTCGGTGTTGAGTCATCTATGGCTTTTGGGATGGGCTTCGCAACAAACTCCATGAACATTCCTGCTCTCACAGGGAAG GGTTGTCTCATTCTGAGTGACGAGCTGAATCACGCGTCGTTGGTGCTGGGTGCTCGCCTGTCCGGCTCCACCATCCGGGTCTTCAAACACAACA acatgcagagcctGGAGAAGATGCTGAGAGACGCTATCGCACACGGGCAGCCGAGAACCCACCGACCCTGGAAGAAGATCCTCATAGTGGTGGAGGGAATATACAG TATGGAGGGGTCCATCGTGCGTCTGCCAGAGGTCGTTGCCCTGAAGAAGCGCTACAAGGCGTACCTGTACCTGGATGAAGCCCACAGTATCGGGGCCCTGGGGCCAAACGGCAGAGGAGTGGTGGACTACTTCGGCCTGGATCCCAAAGATGTCGACATCATGATGGGAACATTCACCAAGAGCTTCGGTGCTGCTGGAGGATACATtggaggcaaaaag GAGCTGATCGACTATCTGCGGAGCCACTCTCACAGTGCCCTGTACGCCACCTCCATGTCTCCTCCTGTGGCCCAACAGATCATCACCTCTATGAGGATCATCATGGGAGAGGACGGGACGACACTGG GTGCTGATCGCCTCAGACAGCTGTCAGAGAACACAACCTACTTCCGCAGGAAACTCCGTGAAATGGGCTTCATCATCTACGGCAACGATGACTCGCCTGTAGTGCCCATGATGCTCTATATGCCTGCCAAAATTGG GGCATTTGGTCGGGAGATGTTAAAGAGAAACATCGGCACGGTGGTCGTCGGCTTCCCAGCAACGCCCATCATCGAGTCAAGGGCACGTTTCTGCGTCTCGGCTGCTCACACCAGAGAGATGCTCAACACA